One part of the Fusobacterium pseudoperiodonticum genome encodes these proteins:
- a CDS encoding murein hydrolase activator EnvC family protein, with amino-acid sequence MNLKMTTFNKLFLFFLISANVNSATVKDMNKRIKNIDQEIEQKNTRIKAIDTETSQIEQKIKDTEVEIEKMVQERKEIEEEITVVKKNIDYGRKNLEISEDEHDRKESEFIAKIIAWDKYSKVHRRDLPEKVALMKNYREVLYGDLQRMGYIEKVTGNIKENQDKIEAEKTKLDKLENQLKENARKMDAKKEEEKKLKEKLQVEKKGHQSSIEKLKKEKQRISKEIERIIIENARKAAEKAAKEKAEREKAAREKAARERAEREKAIREKAAREKAAREKAAREKAAREKAAREKAAQEAEAKKNSAKPSENKPKTPTKPVEVPIVVDTSDIELEEKREIEKIREEEKQELREIKAAATVDMQKISNPEAYKRTGKTIKPLNGPIVVYFRQKKAGVVESNGIEIRGKVGNPIVAAKAGTVIYASNFEGLGKVVMIDYGGGMIGVYGNLLAIKVGYNLKVSAGQTIGVLGLSSEKEPNLYYELRANLRAIDPLPTF; translated from the coding sequence ATGAATTTGAAGATGACGACATTTAATAAATTATTCTTATTCTTTCTTATATCAGCCAATGTTAATTCGGCAACTGTAAAAGATATGAATAAAAGAATAAAGAATATAGATCAGGAAATTGAACAAAAGAATACAAGAATAAAGGCTATAGACACAGAAACTTCTCAAATTGAACAAAAGATAAAAGATACAGAAGTTGAAATTGAAAAAATGGTACAAGAAAGAAAAGAAATAGAAGAAGAAATAACTGTAGTTAAGAAGAATATTGACTATGGTAGAAAAAATCTTGAAATTTCTGAAGATGAGCATGATAGAAAAGAATCTGAATTTATTGCTAAGATAATTGCTTGGGATAAATATAGTAAAGTACATCGTAGAGATCTTCCAGAAAAAGTTGCTCTTATGAAAAACTATAGAGAAGTTCTTTATGGTGACTTACAAAGAATGGGTTATATAGAAAAAGTCACAGGTAATATAAAAGAAAATCAAGATAAAATTGAAGCTGAAAAAACTAAGTTAGATAAACTTGAAAATCAATTAAAAGAAAATGCTAGAAAAATGGATGCTAAAAAAGAAGAAGAAAAAAAATTAAAAGAAAAATTACAAGTAGAGAAGAAAGGACATCAGTCTTCTATTGAAAAATTAAAGAAAGAAAAGCAAAGAATTTCTAAAGAAATTGAAAGAATAATAATAGAGAATGCTAGAAAAGCAGCTGAAAAAGCAGCAAAAGAAAAGGCTGAACGTGAAAAAGCAGCAAGGGAAAAGGCTGCACGTGAAAGAGCAGAAAGAGAAAAAGCCATTCGTGAGAAGGCGGCAAGAGAAAAAGCTGCTCGTGAGAAGGCAGCAAGAGAAAAGGCTGCACGTGAGAAAGCAGCAAGAGAAAAAGCTGCTCAAGAAGCGGAAGCTAAGAAAAATAGTGCTAAACCTTCTGAAAATAAACCTAAAACACCAACTAAGCCAGTTGAAGTACCAATTGTAGTTGATACAAGTGATATTGAATTGGAAGAAAAGAGAGAAATAGAAAAAATAAGAGAAGAAGAAAAGCAAGAGCTTAGAGAAATAAAAGCAGCTGCAACAGTGGATATGCAAAAAATTAGTAATCCTGAAGCATACAAGAGAACAGGGAAGACAATTAAACCTTTAAATGGCCCAATAGTAGTATATTTTAGGCAAAAAAAGGCAGGAGTTGTAGAAAGTAATGGTATAGAAATTAGAGGTAAAGTAGGAAACCCTATAGTAGCAGCAAAAGCAGGAACTGTTATCTATGCTAGTAACTTTGAAGGACTAGGAAAGGTTGTTATGATAGATTATGGTGGAGGAATGATAGGAGTATATGGAAACTTACTAGCAATAAAGGTTGGATACAATTTAAAAGTAAGTGCTGGACAAACAATAGGAGTTCTAGGACTATCCAGTGAAAAAGAGCCTAATTTATACTATGAATTGAGAGCAAATTTAAGGGCAATAGACCCATTACCAACATTTTAA
- a CDS encoding cell division protein FtsX yields MYKLFGYGLKDIPYINRLKNRVFYIIVITIVSLNIFISFSLNLKKVSKETLINSFIIVDLQNNLDEEKRNEIEKYILNIDGVRSVRFMDKSESFKNLQNELNISIPEASNPLTDSLIVSVKSAELMNGVQEIIEAREEVKEVYKDEPYLKQSQEQSDIIRIAQIGSAIFSFLIALVTIVIFNLGVAIEFLNNANTGLDYAENIKESKFKNLIPFSMASVVATLIFFNIYVFFRKYVTNANFDSSLLSLREIFLWHIGAIAILNFLIWLIPANLGRIEYEEEKDDDLDYEFYEEETEDKKDEFYDEFEDDDI; encoded by the coding sequence ATGTATAAGTTATTTGGTTATGGATTAAAGGATATCCCATATATAAATAGATTAAAGAATAGGGTTTTTTACATTATAGTTATTACAATTGTCTCTTTAAATATTTTTATAAGTTTTTCACTGAACTTAAAAAAAGTATCTAAGGAAACTTTGATAAATTCTTTTATAATAGTTGACTTGCAGAATAATCTTGATGAAGAAAAAAGAAATGAGATAGAGAAATATATATTGAATATAGATGGTGTTCGTTCAGTTAGATTTATGGATAAATCTGAAAGCTTTAAAAATTTACAAAATGAACTTAACATCTCAATACCTGAAGCAAGTAATCCACTTACAGACTCTTTAATAGTATCTGTAAAGAGTGCTGAACTTATGAATGGGGTTCAAGAAATAATTGAAGCCAGAGAAGAAGTTAAAGAGGTTTATAAAGATGAACCTTATTTAAAACAATCTCAAGAACAAAGTGATATAATTCGTATAGCTCAAATAGGTAGTGCTATTTTTTCATTTTTAATAGCTCTTGTAACTATAGTTATATTTAACTTAGGAGTAGCAATTGAATTTTTAAATAATGCAAATACAGGTCTAGATTATGCAGAAAATATTAAAGAATCTAAATTTAAAAATTTGATTCCTTTTTCAATGGCAAGTGTTGTAGCTACTTTAATATTTTTTAATATTTATGTGTTCTTTAGAAAATATGTAACAAATGCAAATTTTGATTCATCATTGTTATCTTTAAGAGAAATATTTTTATGGCATATAGGTGCAATAGCAATTTTAAATTTCTTAATATGGTTAATTCCAGCTAATCTTGGAAGAATAGAATATGAAGAAGAAAAAGATGATGACCTAGACTATGAATTTTATGAAGAAGAAACTGAAGATAAGAAGGATGAATTTTATGATGAATTTGAAGATGACGACATTTAA
- a CDS encoding adhesion protein FadA: MKKFLLLAVLAVSASAFAANAADLVGELQALDAEYQNLASQEEARFNEERAQADAARQALAQNEQVYNELSQRAQRLQAEANTRFYKSQYEELASKYEDALKKLEAEMEQQKQVISDFEKIQALRAGN, translated from the coding sequence ATGAAAAAATTTTTATTATTAGCAGTATTAGCAGTATCTGCATCTGCATTCGCAGCAAACGCAGCTGACTTAGTAGGAGAATTACAAGCTTTAGATGCTGAATACCAAAACTTAGCATCTCAAGAAGAAGCAAGATTCAATGAAGAAAGAGCACAAGCTGACGCTGCTAGACAAGCATTAGCTCAAAATGAACAAGTTTACAACGAACTATCTCAAAGAGCTCAAAGACTTCAAGCTGAAGCTAACACAAGATTCTATAAATCTCAATATGAAGAATTAGCTTCAAAATATGAAGATGCTTTAAAGAAATTAGAAGCTGAAATGGAACAACAAAAACAAGTTATTTCTGATTTCGAAAAAATTCAAGCTTTAAGAGCTGGTAACTAA
- a CDS encoding peptidyl-prolyl cis-trans isomerase — MEDDKVLHNILLKKAKEAEYSSFEIEQINLQTETLFIRYFLEREAAKVVEGTKIEDEVLKKIYDENKEFYTFPEKVKLDTIFVREQDKAEKLLKEVTVENFNELKEKNDEKTDVAQKNVDDSFIFITDIHPAIAEEIYNEDKKDVILSNLVPVQEGFHIVYLKDKEGKKQATFEEAKETILNDVKRNLFGQAYNQLIADIANEKVTLETDETKEENQEK; from the coding sequence ATGGAAGACGATAAAGTATTACATAATATTCTATTAAAAAAAGCAAAGGAGGCAGAATATTCTAGTTTTGAAATTGAACAAATCAATTTACAAACAGAAACTCTTTTTATAAGATATTTTTTAGAAAGGGAAGCTGCTAAAGTTGTAGAAGGAACTAAAATTGAAGATGAAGTTTTAAAGAAAATCTATGATGAAAATAAGGAATTTTATACATTCCCTGAAAAAGTTAAGTTAGATACTATCTTTGTAAGAGAACAAGATAAAGCAGAAAAATTATTAAAAGAAGTTACTGTAGAAAATTTTAATGAACTTAAAGAAAAAAATGATGAAAAAACAGATGTAGCTCAAAAGAATGTTGATGACAGTTTTATATTTATAACTGATATTCATCCAGCTATAGCTGAAGAAATTTATAATGAAGATAAAAAAGATGTAATTTTATCAAATTTAGTTCCAGTACAAGAAGGTTTCCATATCGTTTATCTAAAAGATAAAGAAGGTAAAAAACAAGCTACTTTTGAAGAAGCTAAAGAAACTATATTAAATGATGTTAAAAGAAATCTATTTGGACAAGCTTATAATCAATTAATAGCAGATATAGCTAATGAAAAAGTTACTCTTGAAACTGATGAAACTAAAGAAGAAAATCAAGAAAAATAA